A DNA window from Pontimonas salivibrio contains the following coding sequences:
- a CDS encoding glycosyltransferase: protein MSDTPTTESQRSDHLSLAVAMATYNGELFIRQQVQSILGQSRLPDEIVISDDHSTDDTVSIAKAMVEGPCKAAGITLTVVTHDQPAGAAANFANALKHTTADVVALADQDDWWLPHKLETLAAHFEALPDLLMVHSDADLVDEEGEKKGLRVLQSLRMTTMERVHLVSGRGMRALVRRNLVTGQTALLRRDLIDQAGPIPEGYVHDEWWALVAASQDGLLLDPRVFQHYRQHGGNEIGAEKSGLVRLRERFGEPQSAFRVRHKTRHTGLAEYLESPAWSGTPQAKKLLMGRIAHYAWQESLPASRGARLLPIIWHYLTGDYRRYRRGLFDALRDLFQPGQ from the coding sequence GTGTCTGACACCCCCACTACTGAGTCCCAGCGTTCTGATCACCTGAGTCTCGCTGTGGCGATGGCCACTTACAACGGTGAGCTTTTTATTCGCCAACAGGTGCAGAGCATTCTTGGCCAAAGCCGCTTGCCAGACGAAATAGTGATTTCCGACGATCACTCCACTGATGACACGGTGTCGATCGCCAAAGCCATGGTGGAGGGTCCCTGCAAGGCGGCTGGGATCACCCTCACCGTCGTGACACACGACCAGCCGGCAGGCGCTGCCGCCAATTTCGCCAACGCCCTGAAGCACACAACCGCTGATGTGGTCGCGCTGGCCGATCAGGATGACTGGTGGCTACCCCACAAATTAGAAACCCTGGCCGCCCATTTTGAGGCGCTACCTGACCTGTTGATGGTGCACTCTGATGCTGACCTAGTCGATGAGGAAGGCGAAAAAAAGGGTCTTCGGGTTCTCCAAAGCCTGCGGATGACGACGATGGAGCGAGTCCACCTGGTCTCTGGTCGGGGTATGAGGGCGCTGGTGCGAAGAAATCTTGTCACCGGGCAGACGGCACTGCTAAGACGCGACCTCATCGATCAGGCGGGTCCCATCCCGGAAGGCTACGTGCACGATGAGTGGTGGGCTCTGGTGGCGGCAAGCCAGGACGGGCTGTTGCTTGACCCGCGGGTCTTTCAGCATTATCGCCAACACGGTGGCAATGAAATTGGTGCCGAAAAGTCTGGTCTTGTGCGCCTACGCGAGCGATTTGGTGAACCCCAAAGTGCTTTTCGGGTACGCCATAAGACCAGGCACACAGGTCTCGCTGAATACCTCGAATCCCCGGCGTGGTCGGGAACACCGCAAGCCAAAAAGCTTCTGATGGGACGTATCGCCCACTATGCCTGGCAGGAAAGCCTTCCCGCTTCGCGGGGGGCGAGGCTACTACCCATCATCTGGCACTACCTCACGGGTGACTACCGCCGTTACCGCAGGGGCCTCTTTGACGCACTTCGGGACCTGTTTCAGCCTGGACAGTAG
- a CDS encoding glycosyltransferase, with translation MTNHPLVSVVLVNYKGVDDTLVAIEGLRGLDWPKDALEIVVVDNASGDDSLEKLRPIADSSADSSTDLSTGSITLVESAENLGFAGGCNLGVKNAQGDVVAFLNNDAKPDPGWLTHGVEALYRTPQVGAVASRVLDWEGNTIDYAGAGLTWYGMGYRPLSGHPASRKKEATAGPVLFGTGSAMLVRKDVFDALGGFDEDFFMFFEDVDFGWRLNLAGWVYQYEPESLVFHKHHQSMTNIGSHKEEFLLERNALACLYKNLGEEKLRTVLPAAMMMSARRAVTRTGVDTTSFDIRRSDPEPEAVDPLALVPLFATDQFLEMLPALKAKRQQIQASRVVSDNWMWKLFGEPEAPMSTEPGYLRGYDHLQAAFDVVSDPPTTSVLIITGDPLGQKLSGPGIRAWQMARALAPSHEVTLMTLTELGDVEHTGFDVVHVTPGDNKAFSPWEAWADVIIFQGHALDLFDALQRSTKRLIVDIYDPMHIEQLEQARHLPEDQWSAHVADATQSITDQLRRGDYFLCASERQRHFYLGQLTTLGRVNPQSYRDDPHLERLIGVVPFGIPDDEPTHDADVLRGVVPGIESDDLVLIWSGGLYNWFDPQTLIRAVAELAHRQPRVTLFFQGTKHPHPGVPEMPIVEESRTLAKQLGVLDSHVFFNDSWVDYTTRHNYLLESDAGVSTHRAHLETTFSFRTRVLDYLWAKRPMVLTEGDHFAELVQREQLGIVVPADDATALADALEKVLTDEAFRKKAIKNITRVRESYRWHRVLEPLLGYVAGVGHPDEPAPAPREGTMRFSPLRPRKTRFRAGDIGRGLQRLTRGEFRLILRAIKRRIVPRSR, from the coding sequence ATGACGAACCATCCCCTGGTGAGCGTCGTCTTAGTCAACTACAAAGGTGTCGATGACACCCTTGTGGCCATTGAGGGTCTTCGCGGTTTGGACTGGCCCAAAGACGCTCTCGAGATTGTGGTGGTCGATAACGCCTCTGGCGATGACTCGCTAGAAAAGCTCCGCCCCATCGCTGACTCGAGCGCTGATTCGAGCACCGATTTGAGTACCGGCTCGATCACCCTGGTGGAATCGGCTGAAAACCTCGGCTTTGCGGGTGGCTGCAACCTGGGTGTGAAAAACGCACAGGGCGACGTCGTCGCCTTTTTAAACAACGACGCCAAACCCGACCCCGGGTGGTTGACCCACGGCGTCGAAGCGCTTTATCGCACCCCCCAAGTGGGTGCGGTGGCGAGCCGCGTGTTGGACTGGGAAGGCAACACCATCGACTATGCCGGTGCCGGCCTCACCTGGTACGGGATGGGGTACCGGCCCCTGTCTGGCCACCCGGCGTCGAGAAAAAAAGAAGCCACTGCGGGTCCGGTGCTCTTTGGGACCGGCTCAGCCATGCTGGTGCGAAAAGACGTTTTTGATGCGTTGGGGGGCTTCGATGAGGACTTCTTTATGTTTTTCGAAGACGTCGACTTTGGTTGGCGGTTAAACCTCGCCGGGTGGGTGTACCAGTACGAACCCGAATCGTTGGTCTTTCACAAACACCACCAGTCAATGACGAACATCGGTAGCCACAAAGAAGAATTCCTGCTCGAGCGAAACGCTCTCGCCTGCCTCTACAAAAACCTGGGTGAAGAAAAACTTCGCACCGTGTTACCGGCGGCGATGATGATGTCGGCCAGGCGAGCCGTCACCAGGACCGGTGTGGACACCACGTCGTTTGATATTCGCCGCAGTGACCCCGAACCAGAAGCCGTGGACCCTCTCGCGTTGGTCCCGCTCTTTGCCACGGATCAGTTTCTGGAAATGCTGCCCGCACTCAAAGCCAAACGCCAACAGATTCAAGCCTCGCGGGTGGTCTCCGACAACTGGATGTGGAAGCTATTTGGCGAGCCGGAAGCACCCATGTCGACAGAGCCCGGGTACCTTCGTGGGTATGACCATTTGCAGGCGGCCTTCGACGTGGTGAGTGATCCCCCCACAACGAGTGTGCTGATCATCACCGGTGATCCACTCGGTCAAAAGCTTTCCGGCCCAGGAATTCGCGCCTGGCAGATGGCTAGAGCGCTCGCGCCCAGCCACGAAGTGACCCTGATGACCCTCACCGAACTGGGGGATGTCGAACACACCGGATTCGACGTCGTCCACGTCACACCAGGTGACAACAAAGCGTTTAGCCCCTGGGAAGCCTGGGCCGATGTGATCATCTTCCAAGGCCACGCCCTCGACCTTTTCGATGCCCTCCAGCGCAGTACCAAACGGCTCATTGTCGACATTTACGACCCGATGCATATCGAACAACTCGAACAGGCCAGACACCTCCCCGAAGACCAATGGTCGGCCCACGTCGCCGACGCCACACAATCCATCACCGACCAGCTCCGCCGGGGTGACTACTTCCTGTGTGCATCAGAGCGCCAGCGACATTTTTATTTGGGTCAACTGACCACACTGGGTCGGGTAAACCCCCAAAGCTACCGAGACGACCCCCACCTGGAGCGGCTCATCGGTGTCGTTCCGTTTGGAATTCCAGACGACGAACCCACACACGACGCCGACGTGTTGCGCGGTGTCGTGCCAGGAATCGAATCAGATGACCTGGTGCTGATTTGGAGTGGGGGACTTTACAACTGGTTCGACCCCCAAACACTGATACGCGCTGTTGCAGAACTCGCCCATAGGCAGCCGCGGGTGACACTGTTCTTCCAAGGCACCAAACACCCCCACCCTGGGGTTCCCGAAATGCCCATCGTCGAAGAGTCGAGAACACTCGCCAAGCAGTTAGGTGTGTTGGACAGCCACGTGTTTTTCAACGACTCCTGGGTGGACTACACCACAAGGCACAACTACCTCCTTGAGTCAGATGCGGGAGTATCCACACACCGCGCCCACCTTGAGACGACCTTCTCGTTTAGAACCCGAGTGTTGGATTACCTGTGGGCGAAGCGACCCATGGTGCTCACCGAGGGTGACCATTTCGCGGAACTGGTGCAAAGGGAACAGTTAGGCATTGTGGTTCCAGCCGATGACGCGACTGCGCTCGCTGACGCGCTGGAAAAAGTTCTCACGGATGAGGCGTTTCGGAAAAAAGCCATCAAGAACATCACTCGCGTTCGAGAGTCCTATCGCTGGCACCGTGTGCTCGAACCATTGCTTGGTTATGTTGCCGGTGTCGGTCACCCCGACGAGCCGGCCCCCGCACCGCGCGAAGGCACCATGCGTTTCTCCCCACTTCGACCCAGAAAAACTCGTTTTCGAGCTGGCGATATTGGCAGGGGCTTGCAGCGTCTGACCCGCGGGGAGTTCCGCCTCATCCTTCGGGCCATTAAACGCCGAATCGTGCCCCGATCGAGGTAA